The DNA window CTCTTAGTGCGGCTCGCCTGATCCACTGTCTCCTTCACCCTGGAAACACAGTACACGTTTTATTTGCGTTGATCAATACGATTGATTGCTTGTTCAAAGCCTGCACTGTACACGTCAACTCTAAACAAACAGCTGCTCTGGTGCATCACCATttcgccccccaaaaaatatgatttttgggCCATATTTCCTTGCACTACACTTATTTTATTGCAGtgtgtataattatttttttttacctggccTTTTGTCCAGTTTGACACATTGTACACcttgggggaggaaaaaaataaaataaaaaaaattagtgGCATACAAGTCGCATCTTGATATGTGCATGTACTCATTACCCCGGTCTAGTTCCCTCTTTGTGCCTCATCCAATCTGCAGTCACCTCCACCCTTAAACATaattttgtgttgtctttgtgtcAATATATACTCCTCCCTCAAACCCTTCACAAGATGCTCGAGACCCAGACTAGCAAACAACTACAGTAGCAGACCATCTCAAACAAGATCCTCCAAACAACAATTGACTGCACTAACCCTTAACCCTTTCCATGTACTACCTCCTTACAATCAGACCTAACATAACACCAAGGTATACCTCAAAAACTCAGGACTTCCACAGCTATGGTCAACGAAGGCAAACCACAAAGCTCAATACCCTGCCCCCTCCTATTCACATGCTCCCCACAGACAGGTTATGCACAGACCAGTTCATTCCTGAATTGATGTGAAATTGTTCCTGTCACTCGTCCAATCGCATGCACCATTAGTTGCGTAACTGCCAACTATAATTTGAGCATGTTTGTTCATATTACCCTCATCAGCTTTACCTTCGCCCTGCAACACCAAGATAAATAGcaagaaaatatatatgaatgaatgaCCCAGAAAGCAAAACCTCACAAGACCAATCAAAAATtacctacaaaaaaataaaaaatagtgcaAACATTCAATACACTATATATTGACAGCAGGTTtgttaaagaaaatacattgGACATTATTCAACATGCCACATGAACAAtaagattgaaaataaaaagtacattgctacaattgatttgaaaaaaatacattgacaaaCTTCACAAGACCCACTTATAATAAaagaacccccccccaccaaaaaaaaagggaaatggtTGAATACACTactcaaacaaaatgaattatGGGAAAAtgcaattgtacattaaaaCACTTCGCATTAATAggattgaaacaaaaaaaaaatgcaatgttacAATACCACAGATTTgaggttgaagaaaaaaaaaaaagcattttaaccCAGCCAGAACTTAagtaccaaaaataaaaaaaatacaaaaagccaGATAAACAAAAAGTATTACATTAcacgaggaaaaaaatgacaaaaatgcaacaaaatccCTACAcacagttttgaaaaaaaaacaacatacagttaAATTCAGAATCACAAAGTCATCAGGTGTGTCTTTTACAAGagtttaaagaaaagaaaaaaaatgcaaaagagctggccagcataaaaaaaaaaagagaacaaacaaatgaaatgtcATAAATAAACCAAAGTGAATTGTGACCTTGTGCGCTAAACCAAGCTTATACCTCAATTCCGCAACAAGCACAAAACCACTCTAGAAAACgcatacaaacaacaaacatttttcaacCCGGTCATTTAAACAACTAACAAACCTTTTCAAACCAAACGAGCGTGCTCACTTAACTGAGAAAACGCAGACCGGACACTCGCCATCTTGCTGCTTGTGGCAATTTAGAGCACATGTGTGCAACTAATTGACGCCATTTTGTGCACACCTGCCTCGAATTCCCGCGAGCCCTGACACCGGAAATGAAAGCAAACCGCAGCCCAAACGGCACATTTGTGCACACGTTGCACACATTTAGCCGCACAACGCAACACAATGCGTGTGTCTCGCTTTCAAACAAAGTCGTTCTCTTGCGCCATAACAGCAGgtaaagcaaataaataaataaaacgccATCACCAGGCATGTGACAACTATTCCCCGCCAAACATGCAACCCGGAAGCAATTGAGCTTGGTCTTGCCCTCCTACTTCCGGCAGGGGTTGGCGCCGCCTTGTGGCCAGAAATAGGACAGTCTTGAGAAacgtgttaaaaacaaaaaggtctTGATACGATGGATACATTTTACTagacttgtttatttatttttgtgaaagctTGAATATGTATATACCAGGCTCCCGCCTCAATTTACACacaaattgattgattgtgAAATCTGGTCCTGTTGAGTAAAACACAAAATTCTGGTTAATTTTACCTTCTGCCATGGCCTGACACTACACTTTGGTGACATGGATAGATAACATACAAAATGTAGTGGTGCGCACAGAGAAAAGTACACATTTGATTTTCTTTGGTTCTGGTCCTCTTTGAGGAAAACCACATTTATTTTCTCATCACTGCTGACACTGGATGCATAACATATTCAATCAATCATCAGAgtgaatatatattttccatATAGAACACTCCTAAaggcccccgcccccctccccagCCAAATGTTAATGTACACGCTCTCTGCCCATCTCTTCTTTcccaggaaacaaaaacaatggctAGCATCATGATAAAATACTTACATTTCAGATAAcggaacaacaaaaaagacagagCTATCGACGTGGTCATAGTGGTTCCAAGGGATctcttttattcttatttatatcATTTGGAATTCAGCAGTACATCCTTGAGAAATTGTTTACAAGCAGAAACTCCATCCTTCCAAAGACCATTACAGAAATGAGaagaatataaaaacaatatagcACTAAAAGCATTAATAAGGGAGAAAATGCAGGGAAGTACAGTAAAAACTATGTACAGCAATAATTAACATTCTATATGacaagtgtgtgttgtgttggagTAGTTTTAGTGTAGCACAAAAAGTGTGAGAGGGAGGGTTTACAGCCCGGCAAGTGGTTTGGTTTTCCATACTTATTCCAAAACATTGtcagtgcaaaaaaatatgaaacgtGGCCTCGTTGAAGTCATCCAGAACTGGTGGTGGGTAGCTGTGCGAGGGAATTTGTGGAAAAGTGCTGCTTTGACGAATGCAGCTCCTAGTAGCACCGGTGAGGaggtcaacaaaaacaacatacacGCCGACTAAAAAGAATCCAAGTTAATAAGTGAAGCGCCGTGAATGTAACAAAAACTGAATGTGCTGCGCCGTTACATTTGTTGTCGTTGATCGTGAGGACCTGCAGGGAGCGGCCTGACAGGAAATGATTAGGGGCAAACTTCTCCCAAATAATACTGTCGCCACAGTCGCTTGAAAATTCAGGAAAATTCCTTTTCGCATCTGATGAAAGCATGCAAATAGTATAAGTAGACATGAATGTTAACCAGTCCttaaacagaaaaaacaaaaaaacaaaaaacgccaAAGCTTTTAGGAACGGACAAACTATTGTTGATGTATATTTCACCACAAACTGTGTGTTTCAGggtcaagctgtttttttttttgtttgaattaaaaaaaattttgtgtgCACGTGCGCTGCAGTTAAATCAGCTGCGAAACAAATTCAAACAAGTGATGCAGAAGCCCGCGGCTAACACAGCGCAGGGCATTGCAGAAACGTCGGCACGCTCTGAGGTAGCCGAGAATGGTTTCCGCCCCCGAACAACGGCAACAGGAGCAAAGACAATATATAACACGAAACACGTAGCACCTTTGTCAGTGATATTCTGGAGGAGAGCACAACCCTTCTCTCACATCATTTCACCCCACCGATAAGCCATTCATTCCGAAAGGGGATGACAAAAACTATTTAGAAGCAGAGGTGGCTCATTTTCAGTCAGATGTTCTTGCTTTGAAAGATTTCTTTGCCCATCACCTCGTCAATTCCTATCGTCTCCTCTTCCTACAAGACCTTGCTGCACACTTGGCATCTGCTGACTTTGGAGCGCTCTTGGCCTCCCTTCAGGGTCTCCTGCGCCGGCGAGTAGACAAACTCGCGGTTGGGATCCACCGTGGTCAGCCAGAAGCTGTACTTGTTGCCGAAGTAATGGCACGTCCCTTTGGCGCCGTTGCACTCAATGAACGGCGTCGCCCGGAAATCTTCCAGGCACGAGCCGGGGGATACCAGGGACTGGCCGCCGCCTTCGGCCCCGGCCGCTGTGtgctgtattgaaaaaaaagcattttgtttgtatcACGCTAAGAGAGTCTTCACCTGCATGCGTGTGTTTTTGCTCTGTTGAAATCATCTGCacgctatttatttttaaggctaATGTTCTTTCGGGATCATAGTTTGCGGTATACGCTTACCATGAGGAAGGAGTAGCCTATCCAGAGACTCCTCCAGCCAGGGGGGCAATTAGGAATGGTCAAGTCCTGACTGTGAACTGCCACCGCCTGAGACGGCGCCTCGCACACCGAACACCTAGcgtaagaaaacattttaaatgtagaggaggaggagcactgAATTCCCCACCTATGCACACAGAGCTGGAAAAACTCAATACCTGCTGATGTAAGGCCGTATCTGAATCTGGGCCACGGGCATCATGGGGATGGGCGCGGTGGTGGAGAGCCAGTAAGATTTGTCATTGCGGCTGGCGTAGTAGCACACCTCGTTGGGGGAGCAGTAGAGGAAGGGGATGGTGCTGAACCTGGGTAGGCAGGACCCCGGCTGACCTGGAGACACAAAGATAAGTTGCGTTGCTTCCGGCAAAAGTCGTCTCATCTGGCAAATTTTCATACCGAGGTCCTGGTTGTGTGCCTTCTCTTGACCCTCCACGTAAAGCAAGCTGTAACCGTCCCACAGTTTGGCCATGCCCTGAGGACACATTGGAACCTGCACGTTTTGGCTGTGCTTCACCAGAGTGTAGCCGATACTGATGCTGCGCCCCACGGAGCCGGGACCGCCGGGACGACCGACGGTACCGGGAAGGCCTGAGAAGGAGCACGCAAAAAGATTATTACATGTATCTCTTGCACagagtgaggaaaaaaacactaaaatagACCTTGTTCTCCAGTGGGTCCAGGGAAACCCGGAGGACCCGGGTCACCAACTGGTCCAGGCAGACCAACAGAACCAGTGCGGCCCAGTTTACCAACAGAACCGGGACGTCCCTTTGAACCTGAGGTGAAAAGGGAAtgtttgattttgtgaaaaGTGGACATGGTTTTGTCATACCATGACTTAGGAGTTTAATTGATTCTGTGACTGAGCTCGTAAGTCAATTTATTCGCATATCAAATAgattttttgaaatgaattgaaatgccattaatccgcacataaaaaaaacatggcaatgGCAATGAcgtggggtccctcaagggtctaTTCTCAGACCCTTTGTGTTTTGCCTGtctatgctacccttgggtcaaattcttcagaattttgatgttgactatcatagctatgcaaatgacacacagttacatttagcagtgtctccagatgactacagttcagttacagtattttgtcactgtctaaaacaaataacacgATGAACCAAAATTTCCTTCAATTAATCCGCAACaaaatcaaattgttttttgcagTGAAGAAAAGGGGATTGTTGTTAGTAAATACATGTGGTTACtttctttacaaaaacaaaaaacaagtctgaaaccttgacTCAAAATGttactattgtaatggtcttctgactggtcTCCTGCCCAGCGAACGACGTCAAGAGCTGGTGTCATGTTGGCTGGGTTACTAGTTCATTGTGAGCGTTTGGGCATGAGTTttggccaacagcagctccttgcgagcgTTCTCATTTAGTACCTCATTTAGCATTGGCAAATGCGATGACTTCACTCGAGCGGTGACAAATCTGACGCTCGTCCGTAACGTAAGGtaacactgtatattacagaTTACAACAATGATACATAATCTATCAATATTCACCTGGCTGTCCAGGCATCCCAGGCTGACCGGTCACTCCAGTGAAACCACGGGGTCCAGGTCCACCTGGAGGACCGCCGTCTCCGAAGGGTCGCTCAAACTGCTGAAATGTCCCGGGGAGTGTGATACCAGGGCGACCCTTCGGACCCGCAGGGCCTGGGGAGGTGGCCAGGATGTAACACAAATTTTTTATTCACCGCTAAAGTCACATCACTGCTTGATCCGCATCTGGGAAGTTTATAGTCCCCCTACCTCGGAAGCCCTTGGCTCCTTTGCTTCCGTAATAGCCTGGGTCACCAGAAAAACCCTTAAGACCTGGACCGCCGCTGAATCCAGTGTCCCCTTGTAGTCCTAGAAAGTAGATTTAATGGTGTAAAAACTGTGCCCAGTGAAAACCATAGGAGCACTGGAGAAGGTCTCAAAGAAGCCCAGGTCTACCTTTGAAGCCAGGACTGCCCGAGATTCCGGGGCCTCCGGGGATCCCTGgttctcctttcctgccagggGTTCCAGGGTAACCCGGGAGCCCAGGATCACCTCTTTCTCCCTGGTCTGTGCCAGGGCCGGGTGGCCCAGGAGGGCCTGGAGGACCGGTCAAACCTGAAGAGGAGAGAGGGAGGTGAGACAGGAAAAAGTCAAGTAGGAATGGAATGTAATTAAAGACATGCGCTTACCGAACTCTCCATCCAGTCCAGGGAGGCCGGGATCTCCCAATGGCCCTGGGATATCTGAGCCAACTGACCTACCGGGGAGTCCAGGTCGACCTGGAAATCCTGTGAGTCCAGGACCACCTgaccatatacacacacacaagccctCAGCCCATTATATTACATCCCATACTGATCTAATCCGTCAGTCCGTCCGTCCAACTGTAAATATTTCCCATGACTCACCTGActctcctctctctcccttctgTCCTGGGAAACCTGGTGTTCCTGGGTAGGAGACGCCTCTCTCGCCCTTCAAGCCCGGAATACCAGGGGTACCCTGGCGCGCTCTGCCACTCGCCCCTgcatcaacaacaaaacaacaacattagttgtacaattaaaaaacaaaacaaacgcaaCATAAATATCATAAATCTTCTCCTGACATTTAAAAAGCTAATTACCAGGTGTCCCAGGAAGGCCTTTAGGTCCACGGAGGCCGTTAAGGCCGTCCAAACCAGGAGATCCAGGAAGACCTGTAAAAACAACAAGAGTGCGTCTGTCGAACATTTATGTCTCACTCAGAAAAGCATGCAGTCATCATCTAACCTTTAGGTCCGGGACCTCCTGGGCGTCCGGGCGAACCAGGGGTTCCATCTGGCGCTCTTGGTCCGGGGAAACCAGACTGACCTTTTGGTCCGGGGTAACCAGGTGAACCTGCCAACATGAGCACATAAATACTTCTGTCGACGTACGTAGATGCCAAACGGTCGACTAAAGAAGAATTCAAATGTGGCAGCTATCGTTGCGCTCACCCATTATTCCAGGCAATCCAGCTTCTCCAGGTCCTCCCTTGACTCCAGGGAAACCAGGACTTCCTGGGAAGCCGTCATCACCAGGAGCGCCATTATTGCCACGACCACCTCGAGGAAGACACTGTTCGGTCAATGCGAGGTGATTGAACTGTTGTGGGTCGCGCCCTTTCCCCTCTGTTTTTACCTGGAAATCCTGAATCTCCGGGCTGCCCTTTAAAGCCTGGTGCACCTGGAAAGCCAAAAGACTCTCCAGGCTGACctgtgaaataaatgtaaatactgtagatTATAAAAGTAtacattcaatgtttttgtgtgtgatgtgaAATTGAACTCACCCTTGGTACCGGGACGACCAGGCTGTCCAGGATTGCCAGGGATACCAGGTAAGCCGTCGTCtcccttaaaaaataaataaaataaaaataataataataacaacttgAAGCTCACCGTCTAAAACTTATATGCCGtccactactcacaaaaagttaggtaGGGATATTCAGCTTTGTTGTGCAAAAAGAACTGAAACATTAAACAGTTGGACATTGCGTTTTAGCTGcttcctgaaatttcaccctcAAGCCAACTATTccttgtgagtagtgtatgtttCCATTTGTGCTGCTTTCCTTACCCTTGGTCCAGACATGCCAGGGAATCCCAGGATTCCAGCTTCACCTTTAGGACCTGGGCCGCCGGGAAATCCCGGCTGCCCTGGGAAACCAGGTTGTCCCGGCTGCCCTTTACTCTGTTCGGCAAAACCTGGAAGTCCAGGCAGACCCTGACGACCCGGCGGGCCTGGAAGCCCTTTGTCACCTGTGGAAAACAAAGACAGTTTTTACATGTCTTGTGCATCTCACCTCTCAGAAATGAAGGGAACCAATGTATACCTCTTGGTCCGGTGAAGCCAGGAAGGCCACTGCCTCCAGGGGTTCCGGGGTCTCCTCTGCCTGCAGACACAACTGAAACCAGAGGACCGGGCGGGCCGGCGGGACCGGGTAACCCTGGCTCACCTGAATAGGAAAACACAGTACATGGACATTTGTTTGTCTTAGAGTCcgacccctctcaagaggactggtaccagagcctgactatatctcgtcggaacttctcgacctcacacaccagctcgggctcttccctgccagagaggggacattccacgtccctagagccagcttctgtcgccggggatcgcctcgccaaggtccctgacttcggccaccgcccagctcacaccgCACCCTACCCCgctggcccctcccacagggggtgagctcatgggaagtgggacccacgttaccctttcggccaGTGCagacccggccaccaggcgctcgccttcgaacCCCACCAGAGGGAAGCCCCGGTGACCCGCCTCCGAATGGTTGTGATTGAGGGAAACCTCAATCCatgaatatttttcatcataggggtcttttagccgtgctttgtccgGTCCCTCACCTAAGACCAGTTTGCCATgggtgtgaagccccagacaacttagctcctaggatcattgggacacacaaacccctccaccactatAAGATGAcagctttgttttatttgatagtTAAGGGCGTTCTATTTTCTTAACATTGTggtattttgtcaaaatgatgtGTTGAACACAAAATAATGGCCATTtgttaaacttttttgttttttttaacgagaCTAAAAGCTTTTGGGGTTTTCGTCGACTGAAACGGAACTAAAACTACCACATATAGAACAGACTGAAATGTGCTAAAAACTAATGAGCATTTCCATCCAAAAAACGGCTGCCGAAAACAACATTGTTCGTGAACCAAATAGTAAAAGACAGGCGTGGTTGTCTTCCTTCGGGCTCTGGACACACTACCTTTCTGTCCAGTGTAGCCGGGCCCCCCAGAAAGTCCATCTCTTCCAGGCCCCCCGGGCACTCCTTTTCCCCCAGGAAATCCTGGATTTCCAGGACGTCCTGGTTGTCCGGGGAAGCCCGTCACCCCTGGGAAACCTCGCTCACCTGtgtacaaaaaaatgacaacgcTGTTTGTTATCTTCAAGTGACCGTGACGGGGCCTCAGATGCTGACGACTTGAGCGTACCCTTCCTTCCTGGTATTCCCGGCAATCCCATCCTTGTTCCTGGTCCCGGAGGCCCGGGTGCTCCCCTTGACCCCGGTGAGCCAGGGGTACCCGGTAGTCCTGGGGTGCCCTTCATACCAGCAGGTCCTGGGAAACCTGGGTCTCCTCTGTCTCCTTTTCGACCAGGAAAACCTGGAAGATGACGGATGATGCGACATGAAGCAACACTAAGAAACACATGACTGTTTATAAAACGCAATCAAAGGCACTCTTCATAATTAATATAAAACTATGAATTAACAGGAAATGTGTTTATGTCTTCTATGAGGCTTTCCAAAAAAACTCACCTTCTTGCACATACGCATTGTCAATACACACCACAAGCACACACATTGGCTGCAATTGCACTCTGATCGGTTGGAAAATACACACGTCAAATTATTGCCGTTACTGATTGGATTTAAGAACTAAGTGGCTGATTTTAGATTTAAGAACAGCATTTTGAATATActacaagtaaaaaaagaattttgaaCTGCAATTCCAGAATAAATGAGCATTTTCAAACCACCAAGGAGTAACTAAAGTCTACGATTTGATTCTTAAAAAAGGATTTTCAAGATGTCCACTGGGTGAGTGGGACGTGATGAAAATGACCTTTATTAAGAATGAAGCCTTGTTGAGTTTGTGGTCACACAGGCCTAGTTGCAAAGAAATTAAAGATTACTCTTGAACGTGTCGATCAACTACAAATGTTAGTGCTAGTTGCAAAAGAacagctgggaaaaaaaaactcagcatTGCCAAATGTCCCACAGCTAGAATGTCCACAAAGTCATTTGCTGCCAGACGTGATGGCCGTCAGCGCAAAACAAATCTTTGCCATTAAATATCCAATTGAGCTTTATCCAGGATTTATGGACATTTTGAGCCGGAACATGGATGCGCAGGCCGACGACGGAAGCGGTAAACGATGGAGCGGACGGTAGTGCGGAAGGACGTCTCACCTTGACAGCCTATACGGAACGAGCCCACACCAAGAGGAAACGGGTGGAGGCatgaaaggatggatggaggtgATGATGGTGATGGCGGTATGTGGGAAGGAGGGAAAGAAAGGACGGAGGAGGCAAGACAGAAGACGTGGGAATATCAAATGAAAGAGGGGGAGAGAATCTTTCGGGTgagttgaaacaaaacaaaacgtgcCACGTGTGTCTGGTTCAAAAATGAAGAGAACGAAGAAAGATGATGAATCAAAAGTAAACTCTTATTTGctcctcttccttcttcttGTACACGACAAGGTTTTGGATTGAACAACGTGATATTTTCCCCCCACCCTCACCTGGTGAGCCTCTGGGGCCATTGCTGCCATCGATTCCAGGCGGACCGGGGACTTCGACGGTTGGATCGCCTGGGAGTCCAGGAGAACCGGGGAGCCCAGGAAAACCATCAACTCCTCGTTCGCCCTGACGCCCGGGAACACCCGAGCGTCCGTTAAGACCTGATCAAACGAAGGTGTTTGTTGTGTTAGTGTACAAAGTATTCAAAGTATAAGTGAGGATAACATCATCAACATGACGCACCGGGTGGTCCGGCCCCTCCCGGTGTCCCGGGCTGGCCCTTGTCTCCAGGGGCTCCGGGAAAACCATCTCGTCCTGGAGGCCCCGCTGTGGCACCCAGGACTTCTCCAGGCTGGCCTTTGGCTCCAGGGCGTCCCGGGACACCGTCCTTCCCCCTGCTCCCGTCAAAACTTTGTCCCGGGCTACCGGGAACTCCGCCGTCCCCTCTGGGTCCTGGGAAACCTGCGGGAGGAGGTGGCAGACGACCAAGCAGGGGCCATTAAAGAAAGCTGCGATGGAAATACATGCGCCGCTGTCCAAATGTTAGAGATACTCGGCTTTCGGGTGAAGTTTCAGGATAATCCTAAAacgcacttaaaaaaaaaaaaaccttgacagGTGAACTTTATTTGACCTGTCCAATTGTTCAAGgtttctatgcctttctgtgactcttccagtatCTCTGTTGCAACTTGCTGATGACACTCAGTGACGCTCCAAGCTCAGTGGCTCATTTGATTCACAAATCGACCAAGACATTTCCCGGTTCAACTTGAACTGGTATTTAAAAAGTCCTCCACGTCAGTTATTCTCAGCTGGTGGGTCATTTCGGATGGGTCGACGAAGGCACGCTCAATTAGCGCTGTTTTAAGTCAGCATCGTAGAAGTATTTTTCGTACAAATACTGAAGTAAGGACTTCACCGCGACGTTAGCATAGGTTACTGATAGACTATGGCAATATAACAACTTTGACAGCCATGCTGCAGAAAGGTTATTTGCATACCTGCTGTGTGAATGTAAGTTGAAGCGGTAACTAAACAgcctttcacacacaaaaataacattagTAACTGTAGTTATGTTTGAAAACAAGTGGGTCGCGACAAGAGAAAAATGCGGGTCACAGGCTCTGACTATCCGGAACTTTTGGGCGACTGGCCGGCTACCTTGCGGTCCGGGCTGCCCTCCAAAGCCGggctctcctctctctccttTTGCGCCGTCAAATCCTGGACGTCCAGGGCCTCCCGGCAAGCCCGGCTGACCTTTGGGACCTTACGGACACAAACGGCTCCCATGATGACCCCATCAGACTTTGGCGATGGGTTTTATGGTTTTTCGCATTTCTAGCTTGATGAGCGAAATGGACCACTGGGAGAAATTAGAAATAAAAACCTTAAAAACCTCTTCTTTTTACCTGGTCGTCCAGGTCCACCGGGAAAACCGGGCAGTCCGACCTCACCGGGGATGGTGCAGGGAAGCACTTGGCCTGGGAGCAGCCATACACAATTAGGCAGTGGACATACAAACAGACCCacaaacaacagaaataaacacaGTTCTGACGGAATCGTGTGATTAAGCGACATCAGCATTCATGTCCATTCGCAGAATTTCTGATGATTGTCTGCTTCCTCCATCCATGACTTTTGCAAACATCATCATCCTCCCACTTTGATTCACTTGCTGATTGTGAGCATTGTTTgttgcaaatgaaaaaaaaattccaaacgtGAGGGTGGATTAGAACGTTATGATTTGAATTTGTCTTTATGTCACCGGAAGGATGCTTAAAGAAAAACCACACATTAAGAAAAATCTCTGAGAACTAATCTTTTACTCCCTGTACTTTGCTCTGTCTTTGGGAATCCAGAACTCGCCGCGTACAAAGCTCTGGCCTGTTACGCTGGGCGGCTGATGAAAAAGTTCATTACCCACCCGTTCCCTCTTCGCTGTCAATAACCTCTCCACAGCTGTTTTCGCCTGGACGGATGCACGTGCACAAGGACGTCAGGGGGGACAGAGCGATGGATGGTTGGGTGGAAacggagagaaagagagaagtaGAAAATTGCAGCAAAGCCAGTCAGGGTTCATTTGCATGCGCCAAATCTggttcatcaaacaaaacatcagCAAAATCAGCAATCAGCTCCATTGGATGACGTAAAAGCTCATTTTAAGGCAAAGGCACATTCAAACGCTTGCTTAGGCAGTATGTTCAAATGCTTCCGAACAGGTTATCGCACTTACTGCAAGAGCAAAAAGACTCTTGTCTCTTTGCTCCAGCCTGTGACAATAACCTTTCATAATTAAGAGCACAAAAACGGGttgtttagcattagcatggcGCAATGAGAGCACGCAGTCATTTCTTGCAGATCAGCAAACTTTGTGTCGTTTGGCCTCAGAGGAGGACGAGCAGAGGTTGATAACTTTCAGGAATATGGAAACATTAAAACAACTTCTAAGGGTTCTGGTGTTGGATTCTGATCAActttagattattttttgtcCACTAG is part of the Phyllopteryx taeniolatus isolate TA_2022b chromosome 23, UOR_Ptae_1.2, whole genome shotgun sequence genome and encodes:
- the col4a6 gene encoding collagen alpha-6(IV) chain isoform X5, with translation MGVPGFQGNDGVPGHTGQQGGRGPPGLDGCNGTRGEPGYPGYGTGGPGQPGFAGPIGPKGQKGEPRYITDGGVTRLPGLPGEDGRPGTSGPDGPVGFAGPPGPEGYPGPPGPPGSPGPMGSRSDGYQGEKGDKGDLGLPGPSGTPGDGSLRSEQTLTIYKGDKGEPGPKGIRGFPGNSGPPNPFGFRGEFGEKGIPGYPGARGPPGFNGPPGLPGQQGYRGTSGFPGQPGYSGPKGDQGEPGLPGPPAFVSGPGTSVQGPPGEPGFNGLPGAPGDQGPPGFPGPPGPPGLGGFGSDRPASSGFPGTPGPKGEKGSPGVPGYGTEGLPGSPGLPGIPGPPGPQGLSSRPVEPCVIYHEGEKPTVSPGASVPGVPGLPGPRGPSGERGYKGFRGDPGDCNCIGGGSSGLPGAPGSPGANGSPGFTGPKGESGDVGSPGFGGLQGPPGRGGERGFLGRKGEKGVSYYTTFGFGVKGELGATGPRGPTGETGTPGRDGSPGFPGPPGPPGDAGIGTRGDRGFPGFPGSKGRPGGPGEPGAGFAGTPGFRGEPGEPGFSGLPGPPGLPGPRGENSCGEVIDSEEGTGQVLPCTIPGEVGLPGFPGGPGRPGPKGQPGLPGGPGRPGFDGAKGERGEPGFGGQPGPQGFPGPRGDGGVPGSPGQSFDGSRGKDGVPGRPGAKGQPGEVLGATAGPPGRDGFPGAPGDKGQPGTPGGAGPPGLNGRSGVPGRQGERGVDGFPGLPGSPGLPGDPTVEVPGPPGIDGSNGPRGSPGFPGRKGDRGDPGFPGPAGMKGTPGLPGTPGSPGSRGAPGPPGPGTRMGLPGIPGRKGERGFPGVTGFPGQPGRPGNPGFPGGKGVPGGPGRDGLSGGPGYTGQKGEPGLPGPAGPPGPLVSVVSAGRGDPGTPGGSGLPGFTGPRGDKGLPGPPGRQGLPGLPGFAEQSKGQPGQPGFPGQPGFPGGPGPKGEAGILGFPGMSGPRGDDGLPGIPGNPGQPGRPGTKGQPGESFGFPGAPGFKGQPGDSGFPGGRGNNGAPGDDGFPGSPGFPGVKGGPGEAGLPGIMGSPGYPGPKGQSGFPGPRAPDGTPGSPGRPGGPGPKGLPGSPGLDGLNGLRGPKGLPGTPGASGRARQGTPGIPGLKGERGVSYPGTPGFPGQKGERGESGGPGLTGFPGRPGLPGRSVGSDIPGPLGDPGLPGLDGEFGLTGPPGPPGPPGPGTDQGERGDPGLPGYPGTPGRKGEPGIPGGPGISGSPGFKGLQGDTGFSGGPGLKGFSGDPGYYGSKGAKGFRGPAGPKGRPGITLPGTFQQFERPFGDGGPPGGPGPRGFTGVTGQPGMPGQPGSKGRPGSVGKLGRTGSVGLPGPVGDPGPPGFPGPTGEQGLPGTVGRPGGPGSVGRSISIGYTLVKHSQNVQVPMCPQGMAKLWDGYSLLYVEGQEKAHNQDLGQPGSCLPRFSTIPFLYCSPNEVCYYASRNDKSYWLSTTAPIPMMPVAQIQIRPYISRCSVCEAPSQAVAVHSQDLTIPNCPPGWRSLWIGYSFLMHTAAGAEGGGQSLVSPGSCLEDFRATPFIECNGAKGTCHYFGNKYSFWLTTVDPNREFVYSPAQETLKGGQERSKVSRCQVCSKVL